One window of Aricia agestis chromosome 20, ilAriAges1.1, whole genome shotgun sequence genomic DNA carries:
- the LOC121737314 gene encoding cyclin-Q: MKDVIDVMALQSNRREKRLPDYRSATGHSLATNFIFECGIKLGLQPATVAAAAVFYHRVFKEVDKNDYDCYVICTACLCAAGKSRDEPVRLRDAVNVAHNSINRGAGPLELGEEYWTWRGAVAQAELLVLRLLGFNLDTSSPHRYLLHYLRSLQEWFPPNEWRAAPIARTAMAFLQDFHHSPAILEYRAPHTAVACLTLALHVLGVSVPLASTLDDDTAWYSVFTKDLQKDKNWEIMEKIMQVYSREPEPI, translated from the exons ATGAAAGACGTTATTGATGTAATGGCGTTACAAAGTAATCGACGCGAGAAACGCTTGCCCGACTACCGTAGTGCCACCGGTCACAGCTTGGCCACCAACTTCATATTCGAGTGCGGCATCAAACTCGGCTTACAGCCGGCGACAGTCGCGGCCGCTGCCGTGTTTTACCACAGAGTGTTCAAAGAGGTCGACAAGAACGACTACGATTGCTACGTTATATGTACGGCATGTCTCTGCGCGGCGGGGAAGTCCAGGGATGAGCCGGTGCGGCTCCGAGACGCCGTGAACGTGGCGCACAACTCCATCAACCGCGGTGCGGGACCGCTGGAGCTCGGAGAAGAATATTGGACGTGGAGAGGAGCCGTCGCCCAGGCGGAGCTGCTAGTACTACGTCTACTAGGTTTCAATTTGGACACGTCCTCCCCGCATAGATATCTGTTGCACTATTTGAGGTCACTACAAGAGTGGTTCCCACCCAACGAGTGGCGTGCGGCGCCGATCGCGCGGACTGCGATGGCGTTCCTACAAGACTTCCACCATTCCCCGGCCATACTAGAGTATAGAGCACCGCACACTGCTGTGGCCTGCCTAACCCTGGCACTGCATGTCCTCGGCGTGTCCGTGCCGCTAGCCTCCACACTAGATGATGACACAGCATGGTATTCT GTATTCACAAAGGATTTGCAAAAAGACAAGAACTGGGAAATAATGGAAAAGATTATGCAAGTTTATAGTCGAGAACCAGAACCAATATAG